In Zingiber officinale cultivar Zhangliang chromosome 6A, Zo_v1.1, whole genome shotgun sequence, a single genomic region encodes these proteins:
- the LOC121998538 gene encoding 7-methylguanosine phosphate-specific 5'-nucleotidase A-like, producing the protein MFEHTRVAQLILMRPGGHRRLHRTTIPPGAASTALTPIHILRNRRRSLLHFPFASFFPPSAFLLSSLARCLGGSMNPKTMVAPGVAVRDPESLEKKKAAIRSAGPVNVQVIADFDGTLTKYWINGIRGQTSHGLLQQGNQVYDAKRQALYEYYHPLEISPDIPIEEKTKLMEEWWEKTHGLLIEGGLTYDAIKRSVSESTIAFRDGVVELFEFLEKRGVPVLVFSAGLADIIEEVFRQKLHRSFENIKVVSNRMVFDETGRLIAFKGKTIHVLNKNEHALDMAAPVHDNFGDPNESDPDNSLVKKRTNVLLLGDHIGDLGMSDGLNYENRVAIGFLNTNTETSLQNYVDAFDIVYLNDGSMGGVLELVTQLCPQDP; encoded by the exons ATGTTCGAACACACTCGCGTCGCCCAGCTCATCTTGATGAGGCCCGGAGGGCACCGCCGCCTCCACCGCACCACCATTCCGCCGGGCGCCGCTTCCACCGCTCTCACTCCGATCCACATCCTCCGTAATCGACGGCGAAGCCTCCTCCATTTCCCATTCGCTAGCTTCTTCCCTCCCTCCGCATTCCTCCTTTCGTCTCTCGCCCGGTGTCTCGGAGGCTCGATGAACCCCAAGACCATGGTGGCTCCCGGCGTCGCTGTCCGAGACCCTGAGTCGTTGGAAAAGAAGAAGGCCGCGATCCGGAGCGCTGGCCCGGTTAATGTTCAG GTGATTGCGGATTTTGACGGCACGCTGACGAAGTATTGGATAAATGGTATCCGTGGTCAAA CTAGCCATGGATTGTTACAGCAGGGGAATCAGGTTTATGATGCCAAGAGGCAGGCTTTGTATGAGTACTATCATCCGTTGGAGATCTCTCCAGATATTCCTATCGAAGAGAAGACGAAATTAATGGAAGAATG GTGGGAGAAGACGCATGGCCTTCTTATTGAGGGAGGCCTTACCTATGATGCAATTAAGAGATCTGTTTCTGAGTCTACAATTGCTTTTAGGGATGGAGTTGTCGAGTTGTTTGAATTCTTAGAG AAAAGAGGTGTGCCTGTCCTTGTGTTCTCTGCAGGTCTTGCAGACATCATAGAAGAA GTTTTCAGGCAGAAACTACATAGATCTTTTGAGAATATCAAAGTTGTTTCTAACAGAATGGTGTTTGATGAAACTGGCCGTCTTATTGCCTTTAAAg GGAAGACAATTCATGTTCTCAACAAGAATGAGCATGCACTGGATATGGCTGCACCTGTTCACGATAATTTTGGAGATCCCAATGAATCCGATCCTGATAATTCCTTGGTTAAGAAACGAACTAATGTGCTGCTTCTTGGAGATCATATTGGTGACTTGGGCATGTCTGATGGTCTGAACTATGAAAACCGTGTAGCTATTGGATTCCT GAATACTAACACAGAGACGTCCCTCCAGAATTATGTCGATGCATTTGATATCGTATACCTG AATGATGGATCGATGGGAGGAGTTCTTGAGCTTGTAACTCAACTGTGTCCTCAGGATCCCTGA